In Halorientalis sp. LT38, a genomic segment contains:
- a CDS encoding SpoVR family protein: MNPDRYEAKRIAEDLEEPVDEASNLAAKLGLDPYAVNYWIVDYDEMNELIAYGGFQQRYPHWRWGMQYDQQRKQSQFLGGKAFEIVNNDDPSHAFLQESNSMADQKAVITHVEAHADFFANNEWFGMFSDDPDAAAMLARHSETIEEYMQDPDIDRAEVEKWIDHVLCLEDNIDQHRPFSPVETDGREEVLDREEDVENLEEKLEELDLSEEVVGQVFDRDWLEAQRDDDGDVTFPAEPEKDVVGFLRQHGMAYDRDAEKAVAMTDWQKEILEILRREAYYFAPQKMTKVMNEGWASYWESAMMSKEAFAGSDEFVKYADHMAQVLGSPGFNPYKLGLELWQYVENTENRREVIERLLRVEGITWRNLHDRVDFGDVQDLLAPDPELVDVPASLDALDPDDPRVDAAALERARDGEIDVETYPWKVLTYEGLAERHYSLVEPRNRGFVGRVGQEELERVSRYMFDDSRYGSVEEALTDVDYTRGWDRMFEIRESHNDVTFLDEFLTQEFVDENDYFTYEYTQSTGDYRVTSTDYQDVKKKLMLRFTNFGKPTVVVEDGNYNNRNELLLAHRYNGVMLDVEQATDTLERVFELWGRPVNLKTIVKELDEHDIEVAKRRDREPEPEEQGKLIRYDGEEVTTRDLDWDQVEHLAATDVDYDTKPDEWLA; the protein is encoded by the coding sequence ATGAACCCAGATCGCTACGAAGCCAAGCGCATCGCCGAGGACCTCGAAGAACCGGTCGACGAGGCCTCGAACCTGGCTGCGAAACTGGGACTCGATCCCTACGCGGTCAACTACTGGATCGTCGACTACGACGAGATGAACGAGTTGATCGCCTACGGCGGCTTCCAGCAGCGCTACCCGCACTGGCGCTGGGGGATGCAGTACGACCAGCAGCGCAAACAGAGCCAGTTCCTCGGCGGGAAGGCCTTCGAGATCGTCAACAACGACGACCCCAGCCACGCCTTCCTGCAGGAGTCGAACTCGATGGCCGACCAGAAGGCCGTCATCACCCACGTCGAGGCCCACGCCGACTTCTTCGCCAACAACGAGTGGTTCGGGATGTTCAGCGACGATCCCGACGCTGCCGCGATGTTGGCCCGCCACTCCGAGACCATCGAGGAGTACATGCAGGACCCGGATATCGACCGCGCGGAGGTCGAGAAGTGGATCGACCACGTGCTCTGCCTCGAGGACAACATCGACCAGCACCGGCCGTTTTCGCCCGTCGAGACCGACGGCCGCGAGGAAGTGCTGGACCGGGAGGAAGACGTCGAGAACCTCGAGGAGAAACTCGAGGAACTCGACCTCTCCGAGGAGGTCGTCGGCCAGGTGTTCGACCGGGACTGGCTGGAGGCCCAGCGCGACGACGACGGTGACGTGACGTTCCCGGCCGAACCCGAGAAAGACGTCGTCGGCTTCCTGCGCCAGCACGGGATGGCCTACGACCGCGACGCCGAGAAGGCCGTCGCGATGACCGACTGGCAAAAGGAGATCCTCGAGATCCTCCGGCGGGAGGCCTACTACTTCGCGCCCCAGAAGATGACGAAGGTGATGAACGAGGGGTGGGCCTCTTACTGGGAGTCGGCGATGATGTCAAAGGAGGCCTTCGCCGGCAGCGACGAGTTCGTCAAGTACGCAGACCACATGGCGCAGGTCCTCGGGTCGCCCGGCTTCAACCCCTACAAACTCGGACTCGAACTCTGGCAGTACGTCGAGAACACCGAGAATCGCCGGGAAGTGATCGAGCGCCTGCTCCGCGTCGAGGGGATCACCTGGCGGAACCTCCACGACCGCGTCGACTTCGGGGACGTGCAGGACCTGCTCGCACCGGACCCGGAACTGGTCGACGTGCCGGCGTCGCTCGACGCCCTCGATCCGGACGATCCCCGGGTCGACGCCGCGGCCCTCGAACGGGCACGTGACGGGGAGATCGACGTCGAGACGTACCCCTGGAAGGTGCTGACCTACGAGGGCCTGGCCGAACGCCACTACTCGCTGGTCGAGCCCCGGAACCGCGGGTTCGTCGGCCGGGTCGGCCAGGAGGAACTCGAGCGCGTCTCGCGGTACATGTTCGACGACTCCCGCTACGGGAGCGTCGAGGAGGCGCTGACCGACGTCGACTACACCCGCGGCTGGGACCGGATGTTCGAGATACGGGAGAGCCACAACGACGTCACCTTCCTCGACGAGTTCCTCACCCAGGAGTTCGTCGACGAGAACGACTACTTCACCTACGAGTACACCCAGTCGACGGGCGATTACCGCGTCACCTCGACGGACTACCAGGACGTCAAGAAGAAGCTGATGCTGCGGTTCACCAACTTCGGGAAGCCGACCGTCGTCGTCGAGGACGGCAACTACAACAACCGCAACGAACTCCTGCTGGCCCACAGGTACAACGGGGTCATGCTCGACGTCGAGCAGGCGACGGACACCCTCGAACGCGTCTTCGAGCTGTGGGGCCGCCCGGTCAACCTCAAGACGATCGTGAAGGAACTCGACGAGCACGACATCGAGGTCGCGAAACGGCGCGACCGCGAGCCCGAACCGGAAGAGCAGGGGAAGCTGATCCGCTACGACGGCGAGGAGGTCACGACTCGCGACCTCGACTGGGACCAGGTCGAGCACCTCGCGGCCACCGACGTCGACTACGACACCAAACCCGACGAGTGGCTCGCCTGA
- a CDS encoding AMP-dependent synthetase/ligase, which yields MAPPDTIEEIRQREREYTDEVIGDNTIPEMFEEATERYPDNEAQMYKGGIYSRSLTPDIVPEPDAGEYTSITYGEMRDIVRRLAAGFRELGVEKDDRVGIMSNPRMEWALSDFALLAAGGTVTTVYTESSPKQIKYLLNNPGATGVVVENEYLLDRIVKVQDELSLEFVVVLDELTKYEEVDQIHTLADVYDLGEQRFDEAEYRSWIDAQDVHDLASLIYTSGTTGKPKGVKLTHHNFRSNINQLRKRVGPRPDKADDVPMLHPDRTTISFLPLAHVFERTTGHFLMFSSGVTVGYAESTDTVSEDIQKIKPDGGSSVPRVYERIFDEMREQASGSDTKERIFEWAVDVARTYGRAESPGLGLKVKRSIANQLVYKQVKEQLGGNIDLMVSGGGSLSKDLADLFKGMGIPIFEGYGLTEAAPVVTVNLPENLRTGTLGPPLPDIEIRIDESQVSDDQFEDLDGEVGELLIKGPNVTEGYWEMPEKTEDAFTADGWFKTGDIVERRDNDYLTYHDRLKNLIVLDTGKNVAPEPIEDEFSTSSRIEQIMIMGDDEKFISALIVPNFSAIQRWAKNRNIDLPASKEEICEDERVREWINEDVQLVNRNLEKHETIKQFELAHLEWTPENDMLTPSLKKKRRNIKAEFEDKVTKIYEGEPAPADD from the coding sequence ATGGCCCCACCTGACACGATCGAAGAGATTCGACAGCGAGAGCGGGAGTACACGGACGAGGTGATCGGGGACAACACCATCCCGGAGATGTTCGAGGAGGCGACCGAGCGGTACCCGGACAACGAGGCCCAGATGTACAAGGGCGGGATCTACTCCCGGTCGCTGACGCCCGACATCGTCCCGGAACCGGACGCGGGCGAGTACACGTCGATCACGTACGGGGAGATGCGCGACATCGTCCGTCGACTGGCCGCGGGCTTCCGGGAACTCGGCGTCGAGAAGGACGATCGGGTGGGGATCATGTCGAACCCCCGGATGGAGTGGGCGCTGTCTGACTTCGCCCTGCTCGCCGCCGGCGGGACGGTCACGACGGTCTACACCGAGTCCTCCCCGAAACAGATCAAGTACCTGCTCAACAACCCCGGGGCGACGGGCGTGGTGGTCGAGAACGAGTACCTGCTCGACCGCATCGTGAAGGTCCAGGACGAACTCAGTCTGGAGTTCGTGGTCGTGCTGGACGAACTGACGAAGTACGAGGAGGTCGATCAGATCCACACGCTGGCGGACGTCTACGACCTGGGCGAGCAGCGCTTCGACGAGGCCGAGTACCGCTCGTGGATCGACGCCCAGGACGTCCACGATCTGGCGAGTCTCATCTACACCTCGGGGACCACCGGGAAACCGAAAGGGGTCAAGCTGACACATCACAACTTCCGGTCGAACATCAACCAGCTTCGCAAACGCGTCGGCCCGCGGCCGGACAAGGCCGACGACGTGCCGATGCTCCACCCGGACCGGACGACCATCTCCTTCCTGCCGCTGGCGCACGTCTTCGAGCGGACGACCGGGCACTTCCTGATGTTCTCCTCCGGCGTCACGGTCGGGTACGCCGAGAGCACGGACACCGTCAGCGAAGACATCCAGAAGATCAAGCCCGACGGCGGGTCGAGCGTCCCCCGGGTCTACGAGCGCATCTTCGACGAGATGCGCGAGCAGGCCAGCGGCTCGGACACCAAAGAGCGCATCTTCGAGTGGGCCGTCGACGTCGCCCGGACCTACGGCCGTGCGGAAAGCCCGGGACTGGGCCTGAAGGTCAAGCGCTCGATCGCCAACCAGCTCGTGTACAAGCAGGTCAAGGAACAACTCGGCGGGAACATCGACCTGATGGTCAGCGGCGGCGGCAGCCTCAGCAAGGACCTCGCTGACCTGTTCAAGGGCATGGGCATCCCCATCTTCGAGGGATATGGCCTCACGGAGGCGGCCCCCGTCGTGACCGTGAACCTCCCGGAGAACCTGCGGACGGGGACCCTCGGCCCGCCCCTCCCGGACATCGAGATCCGGATCGACGAGTCCCAGGTCTCGGACGATCAGTTCGAGGACCTCGACGGCGAGGTCGGCGAACTCCTGATCAAGGGCCCGAACGTCACCGAGGGCTACTGGGAGATGCCCGAGAAGACCGAGGACGCCTTCACCGCCGACGGCTGGTTCAAGACCGGAGACATCGTCGAGCGCCGCGACAACGACTACCTCACCTACCACGACCGGCTGAAGAACCTGATCGTGCTCGACACCGGGAAGAACGTCGCGCCCGAACCGATCGAGGACGAGTTCTCGACCTCCTCGCGGATCGAGCAGATCATGATCATGGGCGACGACGAGAAGTTCATCAGCGCGCTGATCGTACCGAACTTCAGCGCCATCCAGCGGTGGGCGAAGAACCGAAACATCGACCTGCCCGCCTCCAAGGAGGAGATCTGCGAGGACGAACGCGTCCGCGAGTGGATCAACGAGGACGTCCAGCTCGTCAACCGGAACCTCGAGAAACACGAGACCATCAAGCAGTTCGAGCTGGCACACCTCGAGTGGACCCCGGAGAACGACATGCTGACCCCGTCGCTGAAGAAGAAACGCCGGAACATCAAAGCCGAATTCGAAGACAAGGTGACGAAGATCTACGAAGGCGAGCCGGCACCGGCTGACGACTGA
- a CDS encoding helix-turn-helix domain-containing protein: protein MRYFDFTISPEDGAIHPADKVIADEPSVTRDALMHVNALGDGTGVLLYRIYGEPEPLTDAIDESTAVLAWDVLDVQDDVFHLYLHVPPGQPAGGLMALAQKYALIIDTPLKYTDQGGLRTTIVGTHEMLRKALAETPDGVRFAVEQAGQYSPDREDILSILTDRQHEVFETAVREGYYEIPREATHEDIADALGCAPSTVDEHLRKAESRVLSALMR from the coding sequence ATGAGGTATTTCGACTTCACCATTTCACCGGAAGACGGGGCGATCCATCCCGCGGACAAGGTGATCGCCGACGAGCCGAGTGTGACGCGGGACGCGCTGATGCACGTCAACGCGCTGGGGGACGGGACCGGGGTGCTGCTCTACCGGATCTACGGCGAGCCCGAACCGTTGACCGACGCCATCGACGAGAGCACCGCCGTCCTCGCGTGGGACGTCCTCGACGTGCAGGACGACGTCTTCCACCTCTACCTCCACGTCCCGCCGGGCCAGCCCGCCGGTGGCCTGATGGCCCTGGCCCAGAAGTACGCCCTCATCATCGACACCCCGCTGAAGTACACCGACCAGGGCGGCCTCCGGACCACCATCGTCGGTACCCACGAGATGCTCCGGAAGGCCCTGGCGGAGACCCCCGACGGCGTCCGCTTCGCCGTCGAGCAGGCCGGCCAGTACTCGCCCGACCGCGAGGACATCCTGTCCATCCTCACCGACCGCCAGCACGAGGTGTTCGAGACCGCCGTCCGCGAGGGGTATTACGAGATCCCGCGGGAGGCGACCCACGAGGACATCGCCGACGCGCTCGGCTGTGCGCCGTCGACGGTCGACGAGCACCTGCGGAAAGCGGAGTCGCGGGTTCTGTCTGCGTTGATGAGGTAG
- a CDS encoding YjbQ family protein, with the protein MGTYAEFEVQTDQRVTTVDVTDRVAAQLSADERGTCTVFVRHTTAGMSVNEAEPRLLGDIEHALESIVPATGWDHDELDGSPASEASGTSAEERPAGSESAGNADAHLRSMLLGRDVTVPVADGRPDLGTWQSILLVECDGPRTRTVTVVSE; encoded by the coding sequence ATGGGAACGTACGCCGAGTTCGAGGTCCAGACCGACCAGCGAGTGACGACCGTCGACGTGACCGACCGGGTCGCGGCCCAGCTGTCGGCCGACGAGCGCGGCACCTGCACCGTCTTCGTCCGACACACGACGGCCGGGATGAGCGTCAACGAGGCCGAACCCCGGCTGCTGGGAGATATCGAGCACGCACTGGAATCGATCGTGCCGGCGACCGGGTGGGACCACGACGAACTCGACGGGAGTCCCGCGAGCGAAGCGAGTGGGACGTCGGCGGAGGAGCGACCGGCAGGGAGCGAATCCGCCGGAAACGCGGACGCCCACCTCCGGTCGATGTTGCTCGGTCGTGACGTGACGGTGCCGGTCGCGGACGGGCGACCAGACCTCGGGACCTGGCAGTCGATCCTGCTCGTTGAGTGTGACGGGCCGCGAACGCGGACCGTGACCGTCGTCTCGGAGTGA
- a CDS encoding YeaH/YhbH family protein: protein MGLKDDLERYREVGEERRQDLAEFIQYGDMGQSHPDEVKIPIKIVDLPAFEYDQRDMGGVGQGEDAEEGQPVGQPQPQPGDGDEDGEPGEEGADHEYYEMDPEEFAQELDEELGLDLEPKGKQVIEEKEGDFTDITRTGPTSTLDFETLFKKGLKRKLAMDFDRDFVREALKVEGMGPAAVFEWARGENVPVSKAWLQDEYDDLTNDEKTTWASMAKMEENVERSSTAERIRREGVDQIPFRREDERYRYPEIVEEKEKNVVVVNIRDVSGSMREKKRELVERTFTPLDWYLTGKYDNAEFVYIAHDAEAWEVDRDEFFGIRSGGGTRISSAYELAAAVLEEQYPWHEWNRYVFAAGDSENSSNDTEERVIPLMEEIPANLHAYVETQPSGNAINATHAEEVERHFEGSDDVAVAYVSSPEDVVDAIYEILSTEEAET from the coding sequence GTGGGACTGAAAGACGACTTAGAGCGCTACCGGGAGGTCGGCGAGGAGCGCCGGCAGGACCTCGCCGAGTTCATCCAGTACGGCGACATGGGCCAGTCCCACCCCGACGAGGTGAAGATCCCCATCAAGATCGTCGACCTCCCCGCCTTCGAGTACGACCAGCGCGACATGGGCGGGGTCGGACAGGGCGAGGACGCAGAAGAGGGCCAGCCGGTCGGCCAGCCACAACCACAGCCGGGCGACGGCGACGAGGACGGCGAACCTGGCGAGGAGGGGGCCGACCACGAGTACTACGAGATGGACCCCGAGGAGTTCGCCCAGGAACTCGACGAGGAACTGGGGCTGGATCTCGAACCCAAGGGCAAGCAGGTGATCGAGGAGAAAGAGGGCGACTTCACGGACATCACCCGGACCGGTCCCACCTCGACGCTGGACTTCGAGACGCTGTTCAAGAAAGGGCTCAAGCGCAAGCTGGCGATGGACTTCGACCGGGACTTCGTCCGGGAGGCCCTCAAGGTCGAGGGCATGGGCCCCGCCGCCGTCTTCGAGTGGGCCCGCGGCGAGAACGTCCCCGTCTCGAAGGCCTGGCTCCAGGACGAATACGACGACCTCACGAACGACGAGAAGACGACGTGGGCCTCCATGGCGAAGATGGAGGAAAATGTCGAGCGTTCCTCGACCGCAGAGCGGATCCGCCGTGAGGGCGTCGACCAGATCCCCTTCCGCCGGGAGGACGAGCGCTACCGCTACCCCGAGATCGTCGAGGAGAAAGAGAAGAACGTCGTGGTCGTCAACATCCGCGACGTGTCGGGGTCGATGCGCGAGAAGAAGCGCGAACTGGTCGAGCGGACGTTCACCCCGCTGGACTGGTACCTGACGGGCAAGTACGACAACGCCGAGTTCGTCTACATCGCCCACGACGCCGAGGCCTGGGAAGTCGACCGCGACGAGTTCTTCGGCATCCGGAGTGGCGGCGGCACCCGCATCTCCAGCGCCTACGAACTGGCCGCCGCGGTCCTCGAAGAGCAGTATCCGTGGCACGAGTGGAACCGCTACGTGTTCGCGGCCGGCGACTCCGAGAACTCGAGCAACGACACCGAAGAGCGCGTGATCCCGCTGATGGAGGAGATCCCGGCGAACCTCCACGCCTACGTGGAGACCCAGCCCAGCGGCAACGCGATCAACGCGACCCACGCCGAGGAGGTCGAGCGCCACTTCGAGGGCAGCGACGACGTCGCCGTCGCCTACGTCTCCAGCCCGGAGGACGTGGTCGACGCCATCTACGAGATACTGAGCACGGAGGAGGCCGAGACATGA
- a CDS encoding DUF7344 domain-containing protein, with protein MMGAQTTRRPDLDAGEIHDILRNDRRRLAIKSLREMEAAMSVRDLSEEVATRETGEEPAPRDKRRSVYVSLHQTHLPKLDELGIVDYDTDSKEVRLRDGAAEITTYMEVVPRYGITWAEYYLVLGVLGFGTVLAASIGTPLLGTIGVPVVAAAYLLVLTGSAAYHVRSQDRDLFEGLRS; from the coding sequence ATGATGGGGGCACAGACGACGCGACGGCCGGACCTCGACGCCGGCGAGATCCACGACATCCTCCGCAACGACCGCCGCCGGCTGGCGATCAAGAGCCTCCGCGAGATGGAGGCCGCGATGAGCGTCCGCGACCTCTCCGAGGAAGTCGCGACCCGGGAGACCGGTGAAGAGCCCGCGCCGCGGGACAAGCGCCGGAGCGTGTACGTCTCGCTCCACCAGACGCACCTCCCGAAACTCGACGAACTGGGCATCGTCGACTACGATACGGACTCGAAGGAGGTGCGCCTGCGCGACGGCGCCGCGGAGATCACGACCTACATGGAGGTCGTCCCCCGCTACGGGATCACCTGGGCGGAGTACTACCTCGTGCTCGGCGTCCTCGGGTTCGGGACCGTGCTGGCGGCCAGCATCGGGACCCCGCTGCTGGGGACGATCGGCGTCCCCGTCGTCGCCGCGGCGTACCTGCTCGTCCTGACCGGCTCGGCGGCCTATCACGTCAGGTCCCAGGACCGCGACCTCTTCGAGGGCCTCCGGTCCTGA
- a CDS encoding 3-hydroxyacyl-CoA dehydrogenase/enoyl-CoA hydratase family protein: MQLEDIETIAVLGAGNMGHGIAEVAAIAGYDVRLRDIKEEFVQSGYEDIEWSLKKLAEKDTLTDEEAEEALANVTPLVDMEEAVGNADVIIEAVPEQMEIKEDVYAEVEEYAPDRTLFATNTSSLSITDLSEVTDRKEQFCGMHFFNPPIRMDLVEVINGAHTADETVDAIVDLAEDFGKTPVRVRKDSPGFIVNRILVPLMNEACWMLSEDVATVEEIDSTTKYHMGLPMGSFELADMTGIDISYHVLDYMHDVLGDEYEPAPIMVEKVENEELGQKTGKGFYDYEDGDGADVPTDEYSEEVEERLNAALAKEIANLVGGDVAPPEAIDEAVMMGAGFPEGPTKTIDEYGVGKCLEKLETLYEETGAARYEPPEYLSEAAEQGGFNEGAGEDEDAGPDFEVIAVERIDVDVPEGHAEKQVGHVKIDRPHRMNTISLDVLDELEQALDILEDDEQVRAILVTGEGEKAFSAGADVQSMATSADPLSAQELSAKGQSTFGRLEESPLPVVAGIDGFCLGGGMELSMCTDIRIASERSEFGQPELDLGLLPGWGGTQRLKHVIGEGPAKEIIMTAERYEAAEMEDFGFLRDVVSKDDLFDEALELAEQLAQGPPVAQKMTKRAMLKGRDDTDAGLEVESQAFGHLIGTDDVMEGMTSFMGDSEPDFEGQ, from the coding sequence ATGCAACTCGAAGACATAGAGACAATCGCGGTGCTCGGTGCCGGCAATATGGGCCACGGCATCGCCGAGGTCGCCGCCATCGCAGGGTACGACGTGCGACTGCGCGACATCAAAGAGGAGTTCGTCCAGAGCGGCTACGAGGACATCGAGTGGAGCCTAAAGAAGCTGGCCGAGAAGGACACGCTCACCGACGAGGAGGCCGAGGAGGCCCTCGCGAACGTGACGCCGCTGGTCGACATGGAGGAGGCCGTCGGCAACGCGGACGTCATCATCGAGGCCGTCCCCGAGCAGATGGAGATCAAGGAGGACGTCTACGCCGAGGTCGAGGAGTACGCCCCCGACCGCACGCTCTTCGCGACCAACACCTCCTCGCTCTCGATTACCGACCTCTCGGAGGTCACCGACCGGAAAGAGCAGTTCTGCGGGATGCACTTCTTCAACCCGCCGATCCGGATGGACCTCGTCGAGGTCATCAACGGCGCCCACACCGCCGACGAGACCGTCGACGCCATCGTGGATCTGGCCGAAGACTTCGGCAAGACCCCCGTCCGCGTCCGGAAGGACTCGCCGGGCTTCATCGTCAACCGCATCCTCGTGCCCCTGATGAACGAGGCCTGCTGGATGCTCAGCGAGGACGTGGCCACCGTCGAGGAGATCGACTCCACGACGAAGTACCACATGGGCCTCCCGATGGGCTCCTTCGAGCTGGCCGACATGACCGGTATCGACATCTCCTACCACGTCCTCGACTACATGCACGACGTGCTCGGTGACGAGTACGAGCCCGCCCCGATCATGGTCGAGAAGGTCGAGAACGAGGAGCTCGGCCAGAAGACCGGCAAGGGCTTCTACGACTACGAGGACGGCGACGGCGCCGACGTCCCGACCGACGAGTACAGCGAAGAGGTCGAGGAACGGCTGAACGCCGCCCTCGCCAAGGAGATCGCCAACCTCGTCGGCGGCGACGTCGCCCCGCCCGAGGCCATCGACGAGGCCGTCATGATGGGCGCCGGCTTCCCCGAAGGCCCGACCAAGACCATCGACGAGTACGGCGTCGGCAAGTGTCTCGAGAAGCTCGAGACGCTCTACGAGGAGACCGGCGCGGCCCGCTACGAGCCGCCGGAGTACCTCTCGGAGGCCGCCGAACAGGGCGGCTTCAACGAGGGGGCAGGTGAGGACGAGGACGCCGGTCCCGACTTCGAGGTCATCGCCGTCGAGCGCATCGACGTCGACGTCCCGGAGGGCCACGCCGAGAAGCAGGTCGGCCACGTCAAGATCGACCGGCCCCACCGGATGAACACGATCAGCCTCGACGTGCTCGACGAACTCGAGCAGGCCCTCGACATCCTCGAGGACGACGAGCAGGTCCGCGCCATCCTCGTCACGGGCGAGGGCGAGAAGGCCTTCTCCGCCGGCGCCGACGTCCAGTCGATGGCCACCAGCGCCGACCCGCTCTCCGCGCAGGAGCTCTCCGCGAAGGGCCAGTCCACCTTCGGCCGCCTCGAGGAGAGTCCGCTGCCGGTCGTCGCCGGTATCGACGGCTTCTGTCTCGGCGGCGGGATGGAGCTCTCGATGTGTACCGACATCCGGATCGCCTCCGAGCGCTCCGAGTTCGGCCAGCCCGAACTCGACCTCGGCCTGCTGCCCGGCTGGGGCGGCACCCAGCGGCTCAAGCACGTCATCGGCGAGGGTCCCGCCAAGGAGATCATCATGACCGCCGAGCGCTACGAGGCCGCGGAGATGGAAGACTTCGGCTTCCTCCGCGACGTGGTCTCGAAGGACGACCTGTTCGACGAGGCGCTCGAACTCGCCGAACAGCTCGCGCAGGGCCCGCCGGTCGCCCAGAAGATGACCAAGCGCGCCATGCTGAAGGGCCGCGACGACACCGACGCCGGCCTCGAAGTCGAGTCCCAGGCCTTCGGCCACCTCATCGGCACGGACGACGTCATGGAGGGCATGACCTCCTTCATGGGCGACTCTGAGCCCGATTTTGAGGGTCAGTGA